In the Flavobacterium sp. J372 genome, one interval contains:
- a CDS encoding Y-family DNA polymerase, translated as MYALIDCNNFYVSCERVFQPKWQGKPVVVLSNNDGCIISRSEEAKALGIGMAVPEFKIRPLLKEKGVGVFSSNYALYGDLSNRLMKTMEYFTPNVEVYSIDEAFLDFNGITVENFHDYGLQMRTRAQKWLSLPICVGIAPTRVLAKAANRIAKKFQDTTKGVYVMDTDEKRLKALKWMKIDDVWGIGWRTARRLKAKNILTAYDFTQPWAEAIVKKEMGVVGTRLKCELEGQSVLGPDPIDIEKKSIATTRSFPKQLTDYDLLRERVSTFATVTAEKLRRQKSCCQTVIVMMVADKHNIDIPKYHYSQAMALPFPTNSALTISNAAIKLMKDIMDDTDTVKFKKAGVIVSDLIPENTRQFNLFTDEDPRHLAIMKAMDKVNGKMGDRVVRLGAQARTTWDMKQEKLSPRYTTRFDQILTVQCR; from the coding sequence ATGTATGCGCTGATTGACTGCAACAACTTCTATGTATCCTGTGAGCGGGTTTTCCAGCCGAAATGGCAGGGTAAACCTGTTGTGGTACTGTCTAATAATGACGGCTGCATTATCTCGCGAAGCGAAGAAGCCAAAGCATTAGGCATAGGTATGGCAGTACCCGAATTTAAGATACGGCCATTGCTTAAGGAAAAAGGTGTCGGCGTGTTTTCATCAAACTATGCCCTGTACGGTGACCTTAGCAACCGCCTTATGAAAACCATGGAATACTTTACACCTAATGTAGAAGTGTACAGCATAGACGAAGCATTTCTTGATTTTAACGGTATTACAGTTGAAAATTTTCATGACTACGGTTTGCAGATGCGTACACGTGCCCAAAAGTGGCTGAGCCTGCCTATTTGCGTTGGCATCGCCCCTACCCGTGTACTTGCAAAGGCTGCCAACCGGATAGCTAAAAAGTTTCAGGATACAACAAAAGGTGTATATGTTATGGACACCGACGAAAAGCGCCTGAAAGCCCTTAAATGGATGAAGATTGATGATGTGTGGGGCATTGGCTGGCGCACTGCCCGCAGGCTTAAGGCAAAGAATATTCTCACTGCTTATGATTTTACCCAGCCATGGGCAGAAGCCATCGTAAAAAAAGAAATGGGTGTGGTGGGTACAAGATTAAAGTGTGAGCTGGAAGGCCAATCGGTACTTGGTCCCGACCCCATTGATATTGAAAAGAAAAGCATTGCTACAACAAGGAGTTTCCCTAAACAGCTTACAGATTATGACTTGTTGCGCGAGCGTGTATCGACCTTTGCCACAGTTACCGCAGAAAAACTGCGAAGGCAAAAATCGTGCTGCCAGACAGTTATAGTGATGATGGTGGCCGACAAGCATAATATTGATATACCGAAATATCATTATTCGCAGGCGATGGCGCTGCCCTTCCCTACCAATTCAGCCCTCACGATAAGCAATGCTGCCATAAAACTGATGAAAGATATCATGGACGACACTGATACAGTAAAATTTAAAAAAGCAGGCGTTATAGTAAGCGACCTGATACCAGAAAACACTAGGCAATTCAATCTTTTTACAGATGAAGACCCACGGCACCTGGCTATTATGAAAGCTATGGACAAAGTTAATGGAAAGATGGGTGACAGGGTTGTACGTTTGGGCGCACAGGCCAGAACAACCTGGGACATGAAGCAAGAGAAGCTTTCGCCGAGATACACTACGAGGTTTGACCAAATTCTAACAGTGCAATGCCGCTAG
- a CDS encoding LexA family transcriptional regulator, protein MPLDKGDKPKITFLLPDYDNGKPQPFITAGISAGFASPAQDFMEVRIDLNQVLTDNKLTTFYIRVSGNSMTDAGIDNDDILVVDRSLEPHDGKIAIYLIDGDFTVKRLKVEKDCMYLIPENKNYQPIKVTEDNQFVIWGIVTYVIKKI, encoded by the coding sequence ATGCCGCTAGATAAAGGAGATAAGCCAAAAATTACCTTCCTGCTGCCAGACTACGATAACGGGAAGCCCCAGCCTTTTATCACTGCCGGGATATCAGCCGGATTTGCATCGCCTGCGCAGGATTTTATGGAAGTGCGCATTGACCTTAATCAAGTGCTTACAGATAATAAGCTCACTACTTTTTATATACGCGTTTCAGGTAATTCAATGACAGATGCCGGTATAGATAACGACGATATACTTGTTGTTGACCGAAGCCTCGAACCCCACGACGGCAAAATAGCCATATACCTGATTGATGGTGACTTTACCGTAAAGCGCCTGAAAGTTGAGAAAGACTGCATGTACCTTATCCCGGAGAACAAGAATTATCAGCCCATAAAAGTAACTGAAGACAACCAATTTGTGATATGGGGAATTGTTACATACGTAATCAAAAAGATATAA
- the nuoE gene encoding NAD(P)H-dependent oxidoreductase subunit E has translation MEISNVHQEINFTEALLNRIAELISHYPEDKRKAALLPVLHEVQDAHNNWLSIPLQDKVAEMLEIQPIEVYEVVSFYTMFNQKPIGKYMFEFCRTSCCAVRGAEDLMDYTCNKLGVQEGEVTPDGMFQVVGVECLGACGYAPMMQLGDYYKEHLTKEKVDAIIDDCRAGKIDLHKQAITE, from the coding sequence ATGGAGATAAGTAACGTACATCAGGAAATAAATTTTACAGAAGCTTTGCTTAACCGCATTGCCGAGCTGATAAGCCATTATCCTGAAGATAAAAGAAAAGCGGCATTGCTTCCGGTGCTTCACGAAGTGCAGGATGCTCACAACAACTGGCTGAGCATTCCGTTGCAGGACAAAGTTGCTGAAATGCTGGAAATACAGCCGATCGAGGTTTATGAGGTAGTGTCTTTCTACACTATGTTCAATCAAAAGCCTATAGGCAAATATATGTTTGAATTTTGCAGGACATCATGCTGTGCAGTCCGCGGTGCTGAAGACCTTATGGATTATACCTGCAATAAGCTTGGCGTGCAGGAAGGCGAAGTTACGCCGGACGGTATGTTCCAGGTGGTAGGCGTTGAATGCCTAGGCGCATGCGGCTATGCACCAATGATGCAGCTTGGTGACTATTATAAAGAGCACCTGACTAAAGAAAAGGTTGATGCTATTATAGATGACTGCCGCGCCGGAAAAATAGATTTACACAAACAGGCCATTACTGAATAA
- a CDS encoding NADH-quinone oxidoreductase subunit J, protein MITTLFYILSAITLATAFLTIFSKNPIHSAIYLVLCFFSVAGHYLMFNAQFLAIVHVIVYSGAIMILMLFTIMLMNLNKEDERNKSLLSRLAAVGSFCLVALVLLAAFIKGQRQHEYQVSGEDFQSIKVLGQVLLNDYMVPFEFASVLLLVSMIGAVLLSKKEHINN, encoded by the coding sequence ATGATAACAACTTTATTTTACATCCTTTCGGCCATCACGCTTGCTACCGCATTCCTTACCATTTTCAGCAAGAACCCTATTCACAGCGCTATTTACCTTGTGCTTTGCTTCTTCTCAGTTGCAGGGCATTATCTTATGTTCAATGCGCAGTTCCTTGCCATCGTACACGTAATCGTTTACTCGGGGGCCATTATGATACTGATGCTCTTCACGATAATGCTCATGAACCTCAATAAAGAAGACGAGCGTAATAAATCATTGCTTTCGCGCCTTGCTGCGGTGGGCTCGTTCTGCCTTGTGGCGCTTGTGCTTTTAGCGGCATTTATTAAAGGGCAGAGACAGCATGAGTACCAGGTATCGGGTGAAGATTTCCAGTCGATCAAAGTATTGGGTCAGGTACTCCTTAATGATTACATGGTACCGTTTGAATTCGCTTCAGTATTGCTGCTTGTATCAATGATAGGCGCGGTATTGCTTTCTAAAAAAGAACATATTAATAATTAG
- a CDS encoding 2'-5' RNA ligase family protein, translated as MPRKNTAQLTLFPETKYEYHVFVSPPKNVIEDVAGLKNKLKSMIGMAPYNETPAHITLAAFDAYESADVKENIRNAVSGLKSFPIKIEGYDTFANSNTLHLKVINPETLDDIAFSIKSQKRLGNRHGKPAYSTLNGK; from the coding sequence ATGCCGAGAAAAAATACTGCACAGCTTACTTTATTTCCCGAGACTAAATATGAATACCACGTATTTGTTTCTCCGCCAAAAAATGTCATTGAAGATGTAGCAGGCTTAAAAAATAAGCTGAAGAGCATGATTGGGATGGCGCCATACAATGAAACCCCGGCGCATATAACCCTTGCCGCATTTGATGCATACGAATCGGCCGATGTAAAAGAAAATATCCGGAATGCAGTATCGGGTTTAAAAAGCTTTCCTATAAAGATTGAAGGATATGATACCTTTGCAAACAGCAACACTCTTCACCTTAAGGTAATTAACCCTGAAACTCTTGACGATATTGCTTTCAGCATAAAGTCACAAAAAAGGTTAGGAAACAGGCACGGCAAACCAGCATACTCGACCCTAAACGGCAAGTAA
- the nuoH gene encoding NADH-quinone oxidoreductase subunit NuoH, producing MDQALIIEKSVFIVAVFAITMLMAMYSTLAERKIAAWLQDRVGPNRAGKGGILQPLADGLKLFSKEEFFPNTPNRFLFIVGPAISMTMALMTSAVIPWGDKLEVFGRTVVLQATDIDVALLYVFGVLSVGVYGIMIGGWASNNKFSLMSAMRASSQMISYEVAMGLSIIALIMMTGTLSLGEIAAQQHGMNWNVFYQPVGFLIFLVCSFAETNRTPFDLAECEAELIGGYHTEYSSMKMGFYLFAEYASMFISSTILAVLYFGGYNYPGMDWVREAAGVNVASIIGIMVLFAKLCFFIFFYMWVRWTVPRFRYDQLMRLGWKMLIPLSIANIIVTGVVMLLAE from the coding sequence ATGGATCAGGCATTAATCATTGAAAAGAGCGTCTTTATCGTGGCAGTTTTTGCCATTACGATGCTCATGGCCATGTACTCAACACTGGCCGAACGTAAAATCGCTGCATGGCTTCAGGACCGCGTAGGGCCAAACCGTGCAGGTAAAGGCGGTATATTACAGCCTTTGGCCGATGGTTTGAAACTCTTCTCTAAAGAAGAATTCTTCCCGAACACACCAAACAGGTTTCTGTTCATCGTAGGCCCTGCCATATCAATGACTATGGCGCTTATGACCAGCGCTGTAATACCGTGGGGCGACAAACTTGAAGTATTCGGCCGTACTGTTGTGCTTCAGGCAACCGATATTGACGTGGCACTGCTATACGTATTCGGAGTACTGTCTGTTGGTGTTTACGGCATTATGATTGGCGGATGGGCATCAAATAACAAATTCTCACTGATGAGCGCCATGCGTGCTTCATCACAAATGATATCATACGAAGTAGCAATGGGCCTTTCTATCATTGCTTTGATTATGATGACAGGTACACTCAGCCTTGGTGAAATCGCGGCACAACAGCACGGCATGAACTGGAACGTTTTCTACCAGCCGGTAGGCTTCCTGATATTCCTGGTATGTTCATTTGCTGAAACTAACCGCACCCCGTTTGACCTTGCCGAGTGTGAGGCTGAGCTTATCGGCGGTTACCATACCGAGTATTCTTCAATGAAAATGGGCTTTTACCTGTTTGCGGAATATGCCAGTATGTTCATCTCATCAACTATCCTTGCAGTACTTTACTTTGGCGGCTACAACTATCCGGGTATGGACTGGGTAAGAGAAGCGGCAGGCGTAAACGTAGCCAGCATTATAGGCATCATGGTATTATTTGCTAAGCTTTGCTTCTTCATATTCTTCTATATGTGGGTAAGGTGGACGGTGCCAAGGTTCCGTTATGACCAGCTGATGCGCCTGGGATGGAAAATGCTTATACCGCTGTCTATCGCCAATATTATAGTAACGGGCGTTGTAATGCTGCTTGCTGAATAA
- a CDS encoding NuoM family protein, with product MNVSILLIILLTGAVATYLAGNKWASKVALLFSVGAFAATIATTLSFVNGEAVSYIALWMKTPKIYLAFQADGLSLAMALLTTALTPLIILSTFRNNFENQRSLYALILFMAFAMAGTFLSVDGFVYYIFWELALIPIYFIALIWGNGNAEDRKRAIVKFFIYTFAGSLFMLVSFIYLYTRTGSFLNISLYRAFLTPNQQLWVFLGFFAAYAIKIPLIPFHTWQANTYQKAPAVGTMLLSGIMLKMALYSIVRWQLPIAPLAAKNYMYIFVGLSIAGVVYGSIVALKQNNIKKLLAYSSLAHVGLIAAGIYTLTIDGMRGAFLQMIAHGFVVVGLFYVADIIERRYNTQSIDEMGGIRSQSPKFTSMFMILVLASVALPGTFNFIGEFELLYSLAQANIWLAVIGGTTIILGAFYMLRMFQRVMLGETNARIFADVTFGEGFVLVAIIAVLLVFGLYPKPIYDFVTPELVRLSEYVNRFN from the coding sequence ATGAACGTATCTATACTACTCATTATCTTATTAACGGGAGCTGTTGCAACGTATCTTGCAGGCAATAAATGGGCATCAAAAGTAGCCCTTCTTTTCAGCGTTGGTGCCTTTGCGGCAACCATAGCCACTACTTTAAGCTTTGTAAACGGTGAAGCAGTAAGCTATATCGCACTCTGGATGAAAACCCCCAAAATTTACCTGGCTTTCCAGGCAGACGGGCTGTCACTCGCCATGGCTTTGCTTACTACAGCATTAACACCGCTTATCATTCTTTCAACCTTCAGGAATAATTTTGAGAACCAACGCTCGCTTTACGCACTTATACTGTTTATGGCATTTGCTATGGCCGGTACATTCCTTAGTGTTGACGGTTTTGTGTACTACATTTTCTGGGAACTTGCGCTTATACCAATATACTTCATAGCATTAATATGGGGCAACGGCAATGCGGAAGACAGAAAGAGAGCTATCGTGAAGTTCTTTATCTACACGTTTGCGGGTTCACTGTTCATGCTTGTATCTTTCATCTATCTATATACTCGCACAGGATCATTCTTAAATATAAGCCTGTACAGGGCATTCTTAACGCCTAACCAGCAGCTTTGGGTATTCCTGGGTTTCTTTGCGGCATACGCCATCAAGATTCCGCTCATACCATTCCATACATGGCAGGCCAATACCTACCAAAAGGCTCCGGCTGTGGGTACCATGCTGCTATCGGGCATCATGCTGAAAATGGCGCTTTACAGCATTGTGCGCTGGCAGCTGCCTATAGCGCCGCTGGCCGCTAAAAACTATATGTACATTTTTGTAGGCCTTTCGATTGCAGGCGTGGTTTACGGTTCAATTGTGGCATTAAAGCAAAACAATATAAAAAAGCTTTTAGCCTATTCATCACTGGCACACGTTGGCCTTATTGCGGCTGGTATTTATACGCTTACTATTGACGGTATGCGGGGCGCTTTCCTACAGATGATTGCACACGGGTTTGTGGTTGTAGGCTTGTTTTATGTGGCTGATATCATTGAGCGCAGGTATAACACTCAGTCTATAGACGAGATGGGTGGCATCAGGAGCCAGTCGCCAAAGTTCACTTCGATGTTCATGATACTGGTGCTGGCATCGGTAGCGCTGCCGGGAACTTTCAACTTTATCGGTGAATTTGAACTGCTTTACAGCCTTGCACAAGCCAACATCTGGCTGGCCGTGATAGGAGGTACAACAATAATACTGGGAGCGTTCTACATGCTGAGGATGTTCCAGAGAGTGATGCTTGGCGAAACCAATGCAAGGATTTTTGCCGATGTTACGTTTGGTGAAGGCTTTGTGCTGGTAGCCATAATTGCGGTACTACTCGTTTTCGGACTTTACCCTAAGCCGATATACGATTTTGTGACGCCGGAACTCGTGCGCCTTTCAGAATATGTAAACCGATTTAATTAA
- a CDS encoding NADH-quinone oxidoreductase subunit N, with amino-acid sequence MNTLIAIAGLGLICLIAEIFNLRKAIVPVTIIGLLAVLGLPYMNIPDAGTFNNMIIQDSYGKAFSMLFIVLAIFLIALSPDFHKEHKPKISDFVAIKLFLLAGAVAMVTFGNLAMFFLGIEVLSISLYVLAASEPKNIRSNEAGMKYFLMGAFASGIILFGIALIYGATGSFDTTEILNSAGANNFGMRENMPNWFFIGMVLLTIGLLFKIAAVPFHFWAPDVYEGSPALTTATMSTLAKIAAMAAFFKLMRSMNITVPGAYMTIISVISILSMTIGNLMALVQVNVKRMLAFSGISHAGFMLMVFFNPPAMASTLFYYAAAYALAGIAAFSVVLYVSSNTKDENIYSFNGLGKTKPFMAAVLTLAMLSMGGIPILSGFFAKFFLFTHVLRTEHIGIVIVAVVNSIISIGYYFKLILAMYGKEPTTEMQKVPVAYGVVAALSILLVIALGLYPSYLLDML; translated from the coding sequence ATGAATACATTAATAGCTATTGCAGGATTAGGCCTTATATGCCTTATAGCTGAAATCTTCAACTTAAGGAAAGCAATTGTACCGGTTACCATAATCGGGCTGCTTGCCGTTCTGGGCTTACCTTATATGAACATACCTGATGCAGGTACATTCAATAATATGATAATACAGGACAGTTACGGTAAAGCATTCTCCATGCTTTTTATTGTGCTGGCCATTTTCCTTATCGCATTGAGCCCTGATTTCCATAAAGAGCATAAACCAAAGATATCTGACTTTGTTGCCATAAAACTGTTCCTGCTTGCAGGCGCGGTGGCAATGGTTACTTTTGGCAACCTGGCCATGTTCTTTTTAGGGATAGAAGTGCTTTCAATTTCATTATATGTACTTGCAGCGAGCGAGCCGAAGAACATCCGCAGTAACGAAGCGGGTATGAAATATTTCCTTATGGGAGCGTTTGCTTCGGGAATCATTCTTTTCGGCATCGCATTGATTTACGGTGCAACGGGTTCATTTGACACGACTGAAATACTTAACTCTGCAGGAGCAAATAACTTCGGGATGCGTGAAAACATGCCAAACTGGTTCTTTATCGGCATGGTGCTGCTTACCATCGGCCTGCTATTTAAAATAGCTGCTGTGCCATTCCATTTCTGGGCGCCCGATGTATATGAAGGATCGCCTGCACTTACTACAGCTACCATGAGTACACTGGCTAAGATTGCTGCCATGGCCGCCTTCTTCAAGCTGATGCGCAGCATGAATATTACCGTACCGGGAGCGTATATGACTATTATAAGCGTTATTTCAATATTGTCTATGACCATAGGTAACCTTATGGCGCTGGTACAGGTGAATGTAAAGCGTATGCTGGCATTTTCAGGTATATCTCATGCGGGTTTTATGCTTATGGTATTCTTTAACCCTCCGGCTATGGCATCAACGCTGTTTTACTATGCGGCTGCCTATGCGCTTGCAGGTATTGCCGCCTTCTCTGTAGTGCTTTATGTCTCATCAAACACTAAAGATGAGAACATCTATAGCTTTAACGGCCTTGGAAAGACAAAACCCTTCATGGCTGCTGTACTTACACTGGCTATGCTGTCAATGGGTGGTATACCGATACTTTCAGGCTTCTTCGCGAAATTCTTTCTGTTTACACATGTGCTGCGAACAGAACATATAGGGATTGTTATTGTAGCAGTGGTAAACTCTATCATAAGCATTGGCTATTACTTTAAGCTGATACTGGCCATGTATGGCAAAGAGCCTACAACCGAAATGCAAAAAGTACCGGTGGCCTATGGTGTTGTAGCAGCACTTTCAATTCTGCTGGTAATTGCATTGGGGCTTTACCCTTCTTACCTGCTGGATATGTTATAA
- the nuoF gene encoding NADH-quinone oxidoreductase subunit NuoF: MGQKILLEKAHVPGIRTYEVYRREGGYRSVEKALKSMTPDEVVEEVKTSGLRGRGGAGFPTGMKWSFIDKKSGKPRHLVCNADESEPGTFKDRYLMEFIPHILIEGMITSSYALGCNLSYIYIRGEYMWVFRILENAIKEAYAAGWLGKNILGTGYDLDLHVHCGAGAYICGEETALIESLEGKRGNPRIKPPFPAVSGLWANPTVVNNVESIAAVPWIVNNTGAEYAKIGIGRSTGTKLISASGHCKNPGVYEIDLGLSVDEFMNSDEYLGGMMDDRPLKALVPGGSSVPILPANLIFKTAEGNDRLMTYESLSEGGFASGSMLGSGGFIVYNDTTCIVRNTWNFSRFYHHESCGQCSPCREGTGWMEKVLHRIEHGHGREEDIELLWDIQRKIEGNTICPLGDAAAWPVAAAIRHFRDEFEFHVRYPEKIKNRDHFVAEPWEKVKHMVAKEVV, translated from the coding sequence ATGGGACAAAAGATATTATTAGAGAAAGCGCATGTGCCGGGAATCCGCACCTACGAAGTGTATCGCCGTGAAGGCGGCTACCGCTCTGTAGAGAAAGCGCTGAAAAGCATGACGCCTGATGAAGTGGTGGAAGAAGTAAAAACCTCAGGGCTTCGCGGCCGTGGCGGTGCAGGCTTCCCTACCGGAATGAAGTGGAGCTTTATCGATAAAAAATCAGGCAAGCCAAGGCACCTGGTTTGTAACGCCGATGAGTCAGAGCCGGGAACATTCAAAGACCGCTACCTCATGGAGTTCATCCCGCACATCCTCATCGAGGGGATGATCACATCGAGCTATGCACTGGGCTGTAACCTGTCATATATCTACATCCGTGGCGAATATATGTGGGTTTTCCGCATACTTGAAAATGCGATTAAAGAAGCCTATGCAGCCGGTTGGCTGGGTAAAAACATATTGGGTACAGGCTATGACCTTGACCTGCACGTACACTGCGGCGCCGGTGCGTATATTTGTGGTGAAGAGACTGCGCTTATCGAGTCGCTTGAAGGCAAAAGGGGTAACCCGCGCATTAAGCCGCCATTCCCGGCGGTGAGCGGGCTTTGGGCTAATCCTACGGTTGTAAACAACGTTGAGTCTATTGCAGCTGTGCCGTGGATTGTGAACAATACCGGCGCAGAATATGCTAAAATAGGCATCGGCCGCTCTACAGGAACTAAACTTATATCAGCATCAGGGCATTGCAAAAACCCGGGCGTGTATGAAATAGACCTTGGCCTTAGTGTTGACGAGTTCATGAACTCTGACGAATACTTAGGCGGAATGATGGATGACAGGCCGTTGAAGGCATTGGTACCGGGCGGTTCGTCTGTGCCTATCCTTCCTGCCAATCTTATATTTAAGACAGCAGAAGGCAACGACAGGCTTATGACATATGAGTCACTTTCTGAAGGCGGTTTTGCATCAGGCTCAATGCTTGGTTCAGGCGGGTTCATCGTATATAACGACACCACGTGTATCGTACGTAATACCTGGAACTTCTCGAGGTTTTACCATCATGAAAGCTGTGGGCAGTGCTCACCGTGCCGCGAAGGTACCGGCTGGATGGAGAAAGTGCTTCACCGTATAGAACACGGGCATGGCCGCGAAGAAGACATTGAATTGCTTTGGGATATACAGCGCAAGATTGAGGGTAACACTATATGTCCATTAGGTGATGCGGCAGCATGGCCGGTGGCGGCAGCTATACGCCATTTCAGGGACGAGTTTGAATTCCACGTAAGATACCCTGAAAAAATTAAAAACAGAGACCACTTTGTGGCCGAGCCTTGGGAAAAGGTGAAGCACATGGTAGCTAAGGAAGTAGTATAA
- a CDS encoding NADH-quinone oxidoreductase subunit I, whose protein sequence is MSIETISLSGRKKEVSNKKMNFWESLYLVAIFKGLGITIRHLFTRKVTIKYPEQTRELSPVYRGQHMLMRDEEGRERCTACGLCALSCPAEAITMKAEERKPDEMHLYREEKYASIYEINMLRCIFCGLCEEACPKQAIYLTKSRVMVKSNSDREDFIFGKDKLVMPLEMAINNTKPQMAK, encoded by the coding sequence ATGTCAATAGAAACCATATCATTATCGGGCAGGAAGAAAGAGGTTTCCAACAAAAAAATGAATTTTTGGGAAAGCCTTTACCTTGTTGCCATCTTTAAGGGACTGGGTATCACCATACGGCACTTATTCACCCGCAAGGTGACTATTAAATACCCTGAGCAAACCCGTGAGTTGAGCCCTGTGTATCGTGGCCAGCACATGCTTATGCGTGATGAGGAAGGCCGCGAGCGCTGTACTGCCTGCGGGCTCTGTGCATTGTCATGCCCTGCCGAGGCTATCACCATGAAGGCTGAAGAACGCAAGCCTGATGAAATGCACCTGTACCGTGAGGAAAAATACGCATCTATCTACGAGATAAACATGCTGCGCTGCATTTTCTGCGGGCTGTGTGAAGAGGCGTGCCCCAAACAGGCAATTTACCTTACAAAATCACGCGTGATGGTAAAATCAAACAGTGACCGTGAAGATTTTATCTTCGGGAAAGACAAGCTTGTAATGCCTCTTGAAATGGCTATTAATAACACTAAACCACAAATGGCGAAATAG
- a CDS encoding 2Fe-2S iron-sulfur cluster-binding protein — protein MKVTIDGQEIDVEPGTTILQAARMIGGESVPPAMCYYSKLKGSGGKCRCCLVEVTKGSEANPTPMPKLMASCVTGVMDGMEVKSITSERVVDARKSVTEFLLINHPLDCPVCDQAGECDLQNLSFKHGAAKTRFIEEKRTFEPENIGPNIQLHMNRCILCYRCVMVADQLTDSRVHGVVNRGDHSQISTCISKAVTNEFSGNMIDVCPVGALTDKTFRFKQRVWFNKPYNAHRDCDKCCGKTTLWMFGEEIQRVTARKDEYHEVEEFICNECRFEHKDPKDWVIEGPRKFEKDSVINANNYTRKIEPVVIETEKNILLGRDRDRKKISMPAIPLKPEEREVFKEGNV, from the coding sequence ATGAAAGTAACAATAGACGGCCAGGAAATAGACGTAGAACCGGGGACCACCATCCTGCAGGCTGCGCGTATGATTGGCGGGGAATCTGTCCCGCCGGCAATGTGCTATTACTCAAAACTTAAAGGGAGCGGTGGCAAATGCCGTTGCTGCCTGGTAGAGGTAACAAAAGGCAGTGAGGCCAACCCTACCCCTATGCCGAAGCTTATGGCTTCATGCGTAACGGGCGTGATGGATGGAATGGAAGTGAAAAGCATCACTTCTGAAAGGGTTGTAGATGCAAGGAAATCGGTTACGGAATTCCTGCTGATAAACCACCCGCTGGATTGCCCTGTGTGTGACCAGGCCGGTGAATGCGACCTGCAGAACCTGAGCTTTAAGCACGGTGCAGCCAAGACACGTTTTATTGAAGAGAAACGCACATTCGAGCCTGAAAATATTGGCCCGAACATCCAGTTGCACATGAACCGTTGCATACTCTGCTACCGCTGCGTTATGGTGGCCGACCAGCTTACCGACAGCCGTGTGCATGGCGTTGTAAACCGTGGCGACCATTCGCAGATATCAACCTGTATTTCTAAAGCAGTGACCAATGAATTCTCAGGAAACATGATTGATGTGTGCCCTGTGGGTGCATTGACAGATAAAACCTTCCGCTTTAAGCAAAGGGTATGGTTTAACAAGCCGTACAACGCACATCGTGACTGCGATAAGTGTTGCGGTAAGACCACGCTTTGGATGTTTGGCGAAGAAATTCAGCGTGTTACGGCCCGTAAGGATGAGTACCACGAAGTGGAAGAATTCATCTGCAATGAGTGCCGCTTTGAGCATAAAGACCCTAAAGACTGGGTGATTGAAGGCCCGCGCAAGTTTGAGAAAGATTCGGTTATCAATGCGAACAACTATACCCGCAAGATTGAGCCGGTAGTGATAGAAACAGAAAAAAACATACTTCTTGGCCGCGACCGCGACAGGAAGAAAATAAGTATGCCGGCAATTCCGCTGAAACCGGAAGAGCGTGAGGTATTTAAAGAAGGAAACGTATAA
- the nuoK gene encoding NADH-quinone oxidoreductase subunit NuoK: protein MENILQEIGIDNYIYLSTLLFCVGAFGVLYRRNAIVMFMSIEIMLNAVNLLLVAFSTYHQDAAGQVFVFFSMAVAAAEVAVGLAILVAIYRNLGNIDIDNLKKLKG, encoded by the coding sequence ATGGAAAATATATTACAGGAAATAGGTATTGACAACTACATTTACCTGAGCACTCTGCTATTTTGCGTGGGTGCGTTCGGGGTACTGTACCGCCGCAATGCCATTGTTATGTTCATGTCTATCGAGATAATGCTCAACGCGGTAAACCTGCTGCTTGTAGCATTCTCAACGTATCACCAGGATGCTGCCGGGCAGGTTTTCGTATTCTTCTCTATGGCTGTTGCCGCTGCAGAAGTTGCTGTAGGCCTTGCTATACTTGTAGCCATTTACAGGAACTTGGGCAATATTGATATTGACAATTTAAAGAAACTAAAAGGATAA